The sequence below is a genomic window from Luteimonas viscosa.
GTCGACCTGGACCACGACTTCCTGGCCTTCGCGCAGGAGTTCCTTGATGTTGCCGGAGCGGTGGTCGGCGCCGGCCTGGAAGTAGTCGCGGGAGATTTCCTTCAGCGGCAGGAAGCCGTGGCGTTCGGCGCCGTATTCGACGAAGGCCGCCTCGAGGGACGGTTCGAGCCGGGTGATGCGGCCCTTGTAGATGTTCGATTTCTTCTGTTCGCGGGACGGCTGTTCGATGTCGATGTCGTACAGGGACTGGCCGTCGACGATGGCCACGCGCAGTTCTTCGGCCTGCGTGGCGTTGATGAGCATTCGCTTCATGGTTGCGTTCCTCGCGCTACTCGCTGCCCCCGTCCTTGCGGGTGGGGGCAGGCGCGCGGAACGCCGGGGCGTTTCGCCTGGAGCTTCGGTTGGCCGCCAGCCGCGCAAGCGCAGCGGCGATCCCGGGTTTCCAGCGCTACGACACCACGGCGGACCGCGGGAGCGCTTCAATTCAAAAAAGTGTTGCAGGGCCGGCGGCTGACGCGGGACGGCCTTTCGGGCCGGCTCTCGCGCCGCACGGGACATGTTCAGCACCGCTGCCTTCGCAGAGGGCGATGTCCGGAACTGCCGTCCAGCCGCTAACATGGCCGCCCCGGGGGCGGTGGTCGCGCACTCGACGGGTCTCGCGGAAGGCGGGCTTTCGGCCCGGGAATCTTCCAGCGAAATCAGCACCTTATCTCGCCCGCCGAGTGTATCAGATAAAGCATGACAATGAACGAGACCCGGTCCCAGCCCGCCCCCGGCGGCGGCGTGCGCACCGTCCGGGTGGACCCCGAGCGGGCCGGCCAGCGCCTGGACAACTTCCTGCTGTCCCAGCTCAAGGGGGCGCCGAAGTCGCTGGTCTACAAGATCGTGCGCAGCGGCCAGGTGCGGGTGAACGGTGGCCGGGCCAAGCCGGAGACCCGGCTGCAGGGGGGCGACCAGGTGCGGATCCCACCGGTACGTCTCGGCGAAGCAGGAGACAGGGGAACGCCGGCGAAAGGCCTGCTGGCGGCGATGGCGGCCAGCATCGTCCACGAGGACGCGCGCCTGCTGGCGATCAGCAAGCCTTCCGGGGTCGCCAGCCACGGCGGCAGCGGGATCAGCTTCGGCGTGATCGAGACCCTGCGCGCGCTGCGTCCCGGCGAGCCGCTGGAGCTGGTGCACCGGCTGGACCGGGACACCTCCGGCCTGATGGTCATCGCCAAGAAGCGCTCGGCGCTGCGCGAACTGCAGGCCCTGATGCGTGAGGAAGGCGGCATCGCCAAGCGCTACCTGGCCCTGCTGGCCGGGCGCATGCCCGACGGGGTGATGAGCGTGGACTCACCGCTGCACATCGGCCTGCGCCAGGGCGGCGAACGGCACGTGCAGGTGCATGCGGACGGCAAGCCGTCGCTGAGCCACTTCCGGGTGCTCGAGCGCCGCGGCGGGCATTCCTACTGCGAGGTGCGGATCGAGACCGGCCGCACCCACCAGATCCGCGTGCACGCGCAGCACATCGGCCACCCGGTGGCCGGAGACGACAAGTACGGGGCGGTCGAGGTCAACCAGCGCCTGCGCGAACAGGCGGGCCTGACGCGGCTGTTCCTGCACGCGGCCTCGCTCGAGTTCGCGCTCGACGGCGGCGCGGCGCCCTACGTGCTCAGCGCGCCGCTGGCGCCGGAGCTGGTCGAGGTGCTGGACCGGCTGGGCTGAAGCCCGGATGGCAGGTGCGTCCCGTCAGGCCCGTTCCGGTGCGGGCGCCGGCATCCTTCGCAACCACGCATCGAGGTCGCGGGTCGGCCTGGGGTCCGAAGGGCCTTGCGGGCCGGGCCCGGTCAGGCCGCGAGTGCGTCCGCCTTGGCCGCGCAGATGAAGTCGTTCTCGCTCAGCCCGCCAACATCGTGGGTGGAGAAGCGCACCACGCAGCGATCGTAGTGCACGCCGAGGTCTGGGTGGTGGTCCTCGCGATGGGCGAGGTAGGCCAGCGCATTCACGAACGCCATCGTCCGGTAATAATCTTCGAACGTGAAGGTCTTCGTCAGTGCGCGACCGTTCTCGGCGAGCTCCCAGCCGGGGATCTCCGGCAGCAGTTCGCGGATGCGGGCTTCTCCGAGCCGGTGTTCGCCACCGCGGCGCGGAAGGCAGTGGGCCTGGACGAGCGGGATCAGGTCCGACATGGCGGAATCTCCTGTGGATGGCGGCGCCACGAATGAACGGATCGTGTGCGGGGGCGCCTGCCGCGGCGCGGCGTGCGGGCATCTCGCGGGGCTGGCCCTAGAATACGTCGAAACACGGAACCGACCATGATCCAGATTTCCGACAATGCGCAGGCGCATTTCCGCAAGCTGATCGAACGCGAGGCGCTGCCCGGCCTCGGCGTGCGCCTGGCCGCGGTGCACCCAGGCACGGCGCGGGCCGACGTGCGGCTCGAGTTCACCGAGCCGGCCGACCTGCAGGGCGACGAATGGGCGATCGACTGCGAGGGCTTCACGCTCTGGCTGGACCCGGAGAGCGCGCCGTTCCTCGATGGCGCCCAGATCGATTACGAGTCGCGCGCCACCGGCGGCCAGCTGCAGATCCGCGCGCCGAAGATCAAGGGCGAGGCGCCGCCGGAATCGGCATCGATGGTCGAACGCGTGCGCTGGCTGATCGAGTCCGAGATCAACCCGCAGCTGGCCATGCACCGCGGCCATGTCGCGCTGCAGGAAATCACCGCCGAAGGCGTGGTGGTGCTGCGCTTCGGCGGCGGTTGCCACGGCTGCGGCATGGTCGACGTGACCCTGAAGCAGGGCATCGAGCGCACGCTGATGGACAAGGTGCCCGGCGTGACCGCGGTGCGCGATGCGACCGACCACGAGACCGGGACGGCGCCCTACATGCCGCGCGCGGACTGACGGAACGCGCGCCGGGTGTACTCGTCCAGCGAACTGATCGAGGCGGTCCGGCGCTCGCGGCGCAAGGGACGTTCGATCCGCCCGCCGCGGCCGGTCGGGCAGTTCCCCCCGGGCTGGGACGAGTGGTTCGCGTCGGCGCGCGTGGAGGTGCGCCGGATCGCGGTGGTGGCGCAGGACCTGGTGTCGGTGTTCCTCGCCCGCCAGCCGGTGTATCCGCGGGGCTACCGCCGGCTCAACGGCCTGCAGGCGTTCGCCCGGTTGTGGCGGGCCGACTGGCGCGAACGACCCGCGCCCGATCGCCGCACGCGCGTGTTCGCGATCGGCACGTCGGTGCTGCTGCACATGGTGTGGCTGCAGCTGATGATCATGTTCATGGTCGGGCGTTTCCCGAGCGACGAGGCCGAGGCCGAGCGGCTGGGCGAGAACATCACCCAGGTGGAGTTCATCGGCGAGGGCACGCCGCAGGATGAAGGCGGTGGTTCGCAACAGGCCGAACTGACGGTGCCGCAGGTGGCGGCCAGCCCGGAACCGGCCGCCGCGGCACCGGCAGCGAGTGCGCCGCAGGCTTCGCCGCCAGCGCCTCCGCCGTCGGTGGCCGAGGTGGAACCCGCGCCGGAGCAGCCGCCGCCGGTCGCCGCGCAACCGCTCGAGGTGACCGATACGCCGCAGCCCGACAGCGACTTCGTGCTGGTGCCACCGACCATCGACGTCCCCCGGCCGCCGGTGCTGGCCACGCCCGAGCTGAGCGCGCCAGCGCCCGAGGTGCGCCTGGTCGAAGTGCCGACGGTGACGCCACCGCCGCAGATCCGGCCATTGCCGCGTCGCGACGTCAACGTGCCCGACGTGCGCCAGCCGGAGCTTGAGATCGTCGAGCGCGCCGTGCCTACGCCCGCGCCGGAGATCGCGCTGCGCGTTCCGCGCAGCACGACGCCGGCCATCCCCGAACTGCAGCGCGACGGGCCTGCGGTCACCCAGCGCGAGATCGAATTGCGCGCCCCCCGCCCGGCGGCCGGCGCCGCCGAAAACGCAACCGACAGCACCGCGCAGGGCACGCCCGCCGCCAGCGGCACTGCGCCTTCGTCCTCGACCGAAGCCGGTGGCCGACGCCAGAGCGGGCAGGGCGCGACGCCCTCGGCCGCCACGGCGGGTGCGGGACCGGCATCGAGCCCGGCGCCGGGTGCGCTGCCTTCGCCGCGGCGTGGCGACGACTGGGGCGATTCCGACCGCAACGTGCCGGGCGGGCAGTCGGGAAGCCCTTCGGGCCTGTTCAACGCCGACGGCAGTCCGCGCCTTGCGGGCAGCGCCGGCGACGTCGGCGGCGGCCTGCCGCCCGGCACGATCACCGAGGATTTCGAAAAGATCGACCGCAGGGGAACCTGGCTCAAGCGCCCGCCGATCGGCTACGAGCCGAGCGCCTTCGACCGCTTCTGGGTGCCGCACGAGACCCTGCTGCAGGAATGGGTCCGGCGCAGCATCAAGGAGGTGCTGATCCCGATTCCCGGCACCGGCAAGCGCATCCGCTGCACCGTGGCCATGCTCATGCTGGGCGGCGCCTGCGGGATCAGCGATCCGAACATGCTCGACGTCGAGGCCGAGGCGCGCGAGCCGCCGGACGTGCCGTTCAAGCGCGAGCTGCAGGAAGACCAGGACAGCCTGGGCCCGGCGCCGGCCACGCCCTGAGGCGACCTGCCGGAAGCGAAGGCGTCGTGCATGATCCGCGTGCGCGACGTGGGTGGTCTTCGCGTCGAGGCGAGTCCTAGCGAAAGGCCTCCGTTCCGGCAGTGAACCAAGACCTCTGCAACCGCGGGCGCGCTCCGGCGGGGGTCTGCGCGCGACAGCGGGTACACGAAGCTCCCGGGACGGGAGCGGTGAGCGAATGAAAAAAGGCCCGCGATCCGCGGGCCTTGCTCGATCCTGACGGCGG
It includes:
- a CDS encoding RluA family pseudouridine synthase; this translates as MNETRSQPAPGGGVRTVRVDPERAGQRLDNFLLSQLKGAPKSLVYKIVRSGQVRVNGGRAKPETRLQGGDQVRIPPVRLGEAGDRGTPAKGLLAAMAASIVHEDARLLAISKPSGVASHGGSGISFGVIETLRALRPGEPLELVHRLDRDTSGLMVIAKKRSALRELQALMREEGGIAKRYLALLAGRMPDGVMSVDSPLHIGLRQGGERHVQVHADGKPSLSHFRVLERRGGHSYCEVRIETGRTHQIRVHAQHIGHPVAGDDKYGAVEVNQRLREQAGLTRLFLHAASLEFALDGGAAPYVLSAPLAPELVEVLDRLG
- a CDS encoding 4a-hydroxytetrahydrobiopterin dehydratase, translated to MSDLIPLVQAHCLPRRGGEHRLGEARIRELLPEIPGWELAENGRALTKTFTFEDYYRTMAFVNALAYLAHREDHHPDLGVHYDRCVVRFSTHDVGGLSENDFICAAKADALAA
- a CDS encoding NfuA family Fe-S biogenesis protein codes for the protein MIQISDNAQAHFRKLIEREALPGLGVRLAAVHPGTARADVRLEFTEPADLQGDEWAIDCEGFTLWLDPESAPFLDGAQIDYESRATGGQLQIRAPKIKGEAPPESASMVERVRWLIESEINPQLAMHRGHVALQEITAEGVVVLRFGGGCHGCGMVDVTLKQGIERTLMDKVPGVTAVRDATDHETGTAPYMPRAD